The Desulfohalovibrio reitneri genome contains a region encoding:
- a CDS encoding SIMPL domain-containing protein: MNREGASHALFIPGVLLAVAVALCGWWVSESVVDFKRLNRHVTVKGLAEREVRADLAMWPISFTVAADELAELHAELRASREAIKGYLTEQGFDGEAVSHAAPEITDTSTRGYPPGNEPPHRYRAKQVVLVRSGDITRVKQAMSQSGDLVAKGVVLAQDYQHRPRFEFTSLNDIKPDMIRTATENAREAARQFAEDSGSKVGAIRNARQGIFTIRDRDPYTPEIKVVRVVSTIDYYLEE, translated from the coding sequence ATGAACCGCGAGGGCGCGTCGCACGCGCTGTTCATCCCCGGTGTGCTGCTGGCCGTGGCCGTCGCCCTGTGCGGCTGGTGGGTCTCCGAGTCGGTGGTGGACTTCAAGCGGCTCAACCGCCACGTCACCGTCAAGGGACTGGCCGAGCGGGAGGTCCGAGCGGACCTGGCCATGTGGCCCATCAGCTTCACCGTGGCCGCGGACGAGCTGGCCGAACTGCACGCCGAGCTGCGCGCCTCCCGCGAGGCGATCAAAGGGTACCTGACGGAACAGGGCTTCGACGGTGAGGCTGTCTCCCACGCCGCGCCCGAGATCACGGACACCTCCACCCGGGGCTACCCCCCGGGCAACGAGCCCCCCCACCGCTACCGGGCCAAACAGGTGGTGCTGGTGCGCTCCGGGGACATCACGCGGGTCAAGCAGGCCATGTCCCAGTCCGGCGATCTGGTGGCCAAGGGGGTGGTGCTGGCCCAGGACTACCAGCACCGGCCGCGCTTCGAGTTCACCAGCCTCAACGACATCAAGCCGGACATGATCCGCACGGCCACGGAAAACGCCCGCGAAGCCGCCCGCCAGTTCGCCGAGGACTCCGGCAGCAAGGTCGGCGCCATCCGCAACGCCCGCCAGGGCATCTTCACCATCCGCGACCGCGACCCCTACACCCCGGAAATCAAGGTCGTCCGGGTGGTTTCGACTATCGACTACTATTTGGAAGAGTAG